A genomic window from Streptomyces sp. NBC_01429 includes:
- a CDS encoding pyridoxal phosphate-dependent aminotransferase — translation MSAATPPTERRVSARVGAISESATLAVDAKAKALKAAGRPVIGFGAGEPDFPTPGYIVEAAVEACRTPKYHRYTPAGGLPELKAAIVAKTKRDSGYEIEPAQVLVTNGGKQAIYEAFAAILDPGDEVIVPAPYWTTYPESIRLAGGVPVEVVADETTGYRVSVEQLEAARTERTKVVLFVSPSNPTGAVYSAADTEAIGRWALEHGLWVLTDEIYEHLVYGDTAFTSLPSVVPELRDKCVVVNGVAKTYAMTGWRVGWIVGPKDVVKAATNLQSHATSNVSNVAQVAAIAALTGDLTAVAEMRTAFVRRRRTIVRMLNEIDGVLCPEPEGAFYVYPSVKALLGKEIRGKRPRTSVELATLILDEAEVAVVPGEAFGTPGYLRLSYALGDEDLAEGVARMRKLLGEAQD, via the coding sequence ATGAGCGCTGCAACCCCTCCCACCGAGCGCCGGGTCTCCGCGCGCGTCGGCGCGATCTCCGAGTCCGCGACCCTCGCCGTGGACGCCAAGGCGAAGGCCCTCAAGGCCGCCGGGCGTCCGGTGATCGGCTTCGGCGCCGGTGAGCCCGACTTCCCGACGCCCGGCTACATCGTCGAGGCCGCCGTCGAGGCCTGCCGCACCCCCAAGTACCACCGGTACACGCCGGCCGGCGGGCTCCCCGAGCTGAAGGCCGCCATCGTCGCGAAGACGAAGCGGGACTCTGGCTACGAGATCGAGCCGGCCCAGGTCCTGGTGACCAACGGCGGCAAACAGGCGATCTACGAGGCGTTCGCGGCGATCCTCGACCCGGGCGACGAGGTCATCGTCCCGGCGCCGTACTGGACGACGTACCCGGAGTCGATCCGGCTGGCCGGCGGCGTGCCGGTCGAGGTCGTGGCCGACGAGACCACGGGCTACCGGGTCTCCGTCGAGCAGCTGGAGGCGGCCCGTACGGAGCGTACGAAGGTCGTCCTCTTCGTCTCCCCGTCCAACCCGACGGGCGCCGTCTACAGCGCGGCCGACACCGAGGCGATCGGCCGCTGGGCCCTGGAGCACGGACTCTGGGTCCTGACGGACGAGATCTACGAGCACCTCGTCTACGGCGACACCGCCTTCACCTCGCTGCCCTCCGTCGTCCCCGAGCTGCGCGACAAGTGCGTCGTGGTCAACGGCGTCGCGAAGACCTACGCCATGACCGGCTGGCGGGTGGGCTGGATCGTCGGCCCCAAGGACGTCGTCAAGGCCGCGACCAACCTCCAGTCGCACGCCACGTCCAACGTCTCCAACGTCGCGCAGGTCGCCGCCATCGCGGCGCTCACCGGTGACCTCACCGCCGTCGCCGAGATGCGGACCGCCTTCGTCCGGCGCCGCCGGACGATCGTGCGCATGCTCAACGAGATCGACGGCGTCCTCTGCCCGGAGCCCGAGGGCGCGTTCTACGTGTACCCGTCGGTGAAGGCCCTGCTCGGCAAGGAGATCCGCGGCAAGCGCCCCCGGACCTCGGTCGAGCTGGCCACGCTGATCCTGGACGAGGCCGAGGTCGCGGTCGTCCCGGGCGAGGCGTTCGGTACGCCGGGCTACCTGCGGCTGTCGTACGCGCTGGGCGACGAGGACCTGGCGGAGGGCGTCGCGCGGATGCGGAAGCTGCTGGGCGAGGCCCAGGACTGA
- the secE gene encoding preprotein translocase subunit SecE: protein MTDAVGSIDKPDADDESAESKKPRKGGKRGKKGPLGRLALFYRQIVAELRKVVWPTRSQLTTYTTVVIVFVVVMIGLVTVIDYGFQQAIKYVFG, encoded by the coding sequence GTGACGGACGCCGTGGGCTCCATCGACAAGCCTGATGCCGACGATGAGTCCGCCGAGTCGAAGAAGCCCCGTAAGGGTGGCAAGCGAGGCAAGAAGGGCCCTCTGGGCCGCCTCGCACTCTTCTACCGCCAGATCGTCGCAGAGCTGCGCAAGGTCGTCTGGCCGACTCGTAGCCAGCTGACGACGTACACGACAGTCGTGATTGTCTTCGTGGTCGTCATGATCGGTCTGGTGACCGTGATTGACTATGGCTTCCAGCAAGCAATCAAGTACGTCTTCGGCTGA
- the nusG gene encoding transcription termination/antitermination protein NusG, whose amino-acid sequence MSDPKLNDASESVESREDETGIVEAADAVEPDQAEAADIAAGEPAEEAAVHPEADERDADEAADTESDADDDTDAAVEAEAGDTDEDTEDETAAPAVDPVEALREELRTLPGEWYVIHTYAGYEKRVKANLEQRAVSLNVEEFVYQAEVPEEEIVQIKNGERKNVRQNKLPGYVLVRMDLTNESWGVVRNTPGVTGFVGNAYDPYPLTLDEIVKMLAPEAEEKAAREAAEAEGKPAPSRKVEVQVLDFEVGDSVTVTDGPFATLQATINEINADSKKVKGLVEIFGRETPVELSFDQIQKN is encoded by the coding sequence GTGTCTGACCCGAAACTGAACGACGCCAGCGAGTCGGTGGAGTCCCGAGAGGACGAAACCGGCATCGTCGAGGCGGCGGACGCTGTCGAGCCAGACCAGGCCGAAGCCGCTGACATCGCCGCGGGCGAGCCGGCCGAGGAGGCCGCTGTCCACCCCGAGGCCGACGAGCGGGACGCCGACGAAGCGGCCGATACGGAGTCGGACGCCGACGACGACACGGACGCCGCTGTCGAGGCCGAGGCCGGCGACACGGACGAGGACACCGAGGACGAGACCGCGGCTCCCGCGGTCGACCCGGTCGAGGCCCTCCGTGAAGAGCTGCGCACGCTGCCCGGCGAGTGGTACGTGATCCACACCTACGCGGGCTACGAGAAGCGCGTCAAGGCCAACCTGGAGCAGCGCGCCGTCTCGCTGAACGTCGAGGAGTTCGTCTACCAGGCCGAGGTCCCCGAGGAAGAGATCGTCCAGATCAAGAACGGCGAGCGCAAGAACGTTCGCCAGAACAAGCTCCCGGGCTACGTCCTGGTGCGCATGGATCTGACGAACGAGTCCTGGGGCGTCGTCCGCAACACCCCCGGCGTCACCGGCTTTGTGGGCAACGCCTACGACCCGTACCCGCTGACCCTGGACGAGATCGTCAAGATGCTCGCCCCGGAGGCCGAGGAGAAGGCGGCGCGCGAGGCCGCCGAGGCCGAGGGCAAGCCGGCTCCGTCCCGCAAGGTCGAGGTCCAGGTGCTGGACTTCGAGGTCGGCGACTCGGTCACCGTCACCGACGGTCCGTTCGCCACGCTCCAGGCGACCATCAACGAGATCAACGCGGACTCGAAGAAGGTCAAGGGCCTGGTGGAGATCTTCGGTCGCGAGACCCCGGTCGAGCTGAGCTTCGACCAGATCCAGAAGAACTGA
- the rplK gene encoding 50S ribosomal protein L11: protein MPPKKKKITGLIKLQIKAGAANPAPPVGPALGQHGVNIMEFCKAYNAATESQRGMVVPVEITVYEDRSFTFITKTPPAAKLILKAAGVDKGSGEPHVKKVAKLTRDQVREIATTKMPDLNANDLDAAEKIIAGTARSMGVTVEG from the coding sequence ATGCCTCCCAAGAAGAAGAAGATCACGGGGCTTATCAAGCTCCAGATCAAGGCCGGCGCGGCCAACCCGGCTCCGCCGGTCGGCCCCGCGCTGGGTCAGCACGGCGTCAACATCATGGAGTTCTGCAAGGCCTACAACGCCGCGACCGAGTCGCAGCGTGGCATGGTCGTGCCGGTGGAGATCACGGTCTACGAGGACCGCTCCTTCACCTTCATCACGAAGACGCCGCCGGCCGCGAAGCTGATCCTCAAGGCCGCGGGTGTGGACAAGGGCTCCGGCGAGCCGCACGTCAAGAAGGTCGCGAAGCTCACCCGCGACCAGGTGCGTGAGATCGCCACCACGAAGATGCCCGACCTCAACGCCAACGACCTGGACGCCGCCGAGAAGATCATCGCCGGCACCGCCCGTTCCATGGGCGTCACGGTCGAGGGCTGA
- the rplA gene encoding 50S ribosomal protein L1: protein MKRSKALRGAEAKIDRERNYAPLEAVRIAKDTTATKFDGTVEVAMRLGVDPRKADQMVRGTVNLPHGTGKTARVLVFATGDRAEAARAAGADIVGADELIDEVSKGRLDFDAVVATPDLMGKVGRLGRVLGPRGLMPNPKTGTVTPDVTKAVNDIKGGKIEFRVDKHSNLHFIIGKVSFDETKLVENYAAALEEILRLKPSAAKGRYIKKATLATTMGPGIPLDANRTRNLLVEEDPAAV, encoded by the coding sequence GTGAAGCGCAGCAAGGCACTCCGTGGCGCGGAGGCCAAGATCGACCGGGAGCGTAACTACGCCCCGCTCGAGGCCGTCCGTATCGCCAAGGACACCACCGCCACCAAGTTCGACGGCACCGTCGAGGTGGCCATGCGGCTGGGCGTCGACCCGCGCAAGGCCGACCAGATGGTCCGTGGCACCGTGAACCTCCCGCACGGCACCGGCAAGACCGCCCGGGTCCTGGTCTTCGCGACCGGTGACCGCGCCGAGGCCGCGCGTGCCGCGGGCGCCGACATCGTCGGCGCCGACGAACTGATCGACGAGGTTTCGAAGGGCCGTCTGGACTTCGACGCCGTCGTCGCCACCCCGGACCTCATGGGCAAGGTCGGCCGTCTCGGCCGCGTCCTCGGCCCGCGTGGTCTGATGCCGAACCCGAAGACCGGCACCGTCACCCCCGATGTCACCAAGGCTGTCAACGACATCAAGGGCGGCAAGATCGAGTTCCGCGTCGACAAGCACTCGAACCTGCACTTCATCATCGGCAAGGTTTCCTTCGACGAGACGAAGCTGGTCGAGAACTACGCGGCGGCGCTGGAGGAGATCCTCCGTCTGAAGCCGTCCGCCGCCAAGGGCCGCTACATCAAGAAGGCCACACTGGCCACCACGATGGGCCCCGGCATCCCGCTGGACGCCAACCGCACCCGTAACCTCCTCGTCGAGGAGGACCCGGCCGCCGTCTGA
- a CDS encoding DUF1396 domain-containing protein, whose translation MNSMYRTAAVTALGGLLLCSTVACSSSDSADSASSSPSVSSSSVEMTPAAAIKRAAGKNEKITSLSYTMEGKVPGEGTVSGDVAMSVKPPAMRMKMAGESEGEKEEIEILLTSDGMYMGGDSAAADPEMDGKRWIKFPMGSLDDMSAAGGENPLGGLSSQVDRNPAAESASLALAKDLKRVGEETVDGVKTTHYQGSLPLSAMKAELKGLDAETKKKREKSLKAYEDMGIEKLTMDMWIDGDDLTKQFRTRATTESGPLDMTVKFGEYNKPVEIKAPPASEVADLGEMMSGAEGS comes from the coding sequence ATGAACTCGATGTACCGGACCGCCGCGGTGACCGCGCTCGGCGGCTTGCTGCTCTGTTCCACCGTGGCCTGTTCGTCCTCGGACTCCGCCGACTCGGCTTCCTCGTCGCCTTCCGTCTCCTCGTCGTCGGTCGAGATGACCCCGGCGGCCGCCATCAAGCGGGCCGCCGGCAAGAACGAGAAGATCACCTCTCTCTCCTACACGATGGAGGGGAAGGTCCCGGGTGAGGGGACCGTCTCGGGCGACGTGGCGATGAGCGTGAAGCCGCCGGCCATGCGGATGAAGATGGCGGGCGAGTCGGAGGGCGAGAAGGAGGAGATCGAGATCCTGCTCACCTCCGACGGCATGTACATGGGGGGTGACAGCGCCGCGGCCGATCCGGAGATGGACGGCAAGCGCTGGATCAAGTTCCCCATGGGCTCTCTCGACGACATGTCCGCCGCCGGCGGCGAGAACCCGCTCGGCGGGCTGTCCAGCCAGGTGGACCGCAACCCGGCCGCCGAGTCCGCTTCCCTCGCCCTCGCCAAGGACCTGAAGAGGGTCGGCGAGGAGACCGTCGACGGGGTCAAGACCACGCACTACCAGGGCTCCCTCCCGCTCAGCGCCATGAAGGCGGAGCTGAAGGGCCTCGACGCCGAGACGAAGAAGAAGCGCGAGAAGAGCCTCAAGGCGTACGAGGACATGGGCATCGAGAAGCTCACGATGGACATGTGGATCGACGGGGACGACCTCACCAAGCAGTTCCGTACCCGGGCGACCACGGAGTCCGGGCCGCTCGACATGACGGTCAAGTTCGGCGAGTACAACAAGCCGGTCGAGATCAAGGCCCCGCCGGCCTCCGAGGTGGCCGACCTCGGCGAGATGATGAGCGGGGCCGAAGGGAGCTGA
- the rplJ gene encoding 50S ribosomal protein L10, whose protein sequence is MARPDKAAAVAELTDKFRSSNAAVLTEYRGLTVAQLKELRRSLGENAQYAVVKNTLTKIAANEAGINTLDDLFAGPTAVAFVTGDPVVSAKGLRDFAKDNPNLIIKGGVLDGKALTADEIKKLADLESREVLLAKLAGAMKGKQSQAAALFQALPSKFVRTAEALRAQKEEQDGAGTPAPVEADSE, encoded by the coding sequence ATGGCAAGGCCCGACAAGGCTGCCGCGGTAGCCGAGCTGACGGACAAGTTCCGCAGCTCGAATGCCGCTGTGCTGACCGAGTACCGGGGTCTCACCGTGGCGCAGCTCAAGGAGCTGCGCCGTTCTCTCGGTGAGAACGCCCAGTACGCCGTGGTGAAGAACACGCTGACCAAGATCGCGGCCAACGAGGCCGGGATCAACACGCTGGACGACCTGTTCGCGGGTCCGACGGCGGTTGCCTTCGTCACCGGTGACCCGGTGGTGTCGGCGAAGGGTCTTCGTGACTTCGCCAAGGACAACCCGAATCTCATCATCAAGGGCGGTGTCCTTGACGGTAAGGCGCTGACCGCCGATGAGATCAAGAAGCTCGCGGACCTCGAGTCCCGTGAGGTTCTGCTCGCCAAGCTGGCCGGAGCCATGAAGGGCAAGCAGTCGCAGGCTGCCGCGCTCTTCCAGGCGCTTCCGTCGAAGTTCGTCCGCACCGCGGAAGCTCTTCGTGCCCAGAAGGAAGAGCAGGACGGTGCCGGTACGCCGGCCCCCGTCGAGGCCGACTCCGAGTAA
- the rplL gene encoding 50S ribosomal protein L7/L12 yields MAKLTQDELLAQFEDMTLIELSGFVKAFEEKFDVTAAAPVAAAAAGGAAAAVEAEEVQDEFDVILTGAGEKKIQVIKVVRELTSLGLKEAKDLVDGAPKPVVEKVDKAAADKAAEALKGAGASVEVK; encoded by the coding sequence ATGGCGAAGCTCACCCAGGACGAGCTGCTCGCGCAGTTCGAGGACATGACCCTCATCGAGCTCTCCGGCTTCGTGAAGGCCTTCGAGGAGAAGTTCGACGTCACGGCCGCCGCCCCGGTCGCCGCTGCCGCCGCCGGTGGCGCTGCCGCCGCCGTCGAGGCCGAAGAGGTCCAGGACGAGTTCGACGTCATCCTCACGGGTGCCGGCGAGAAGAAGATCCAGGTCATCAAGGTCGTGCGTGAGCTGACCTCGCTGGGCCTCAAGGAGGCCAAGGACCTCGTGGACGGCGCCCCGAAGCCCGTCGTCGAGAAGGTCGACAAGGCCGCCGCCGACAAGGCCGCCGAGGCCCTCAAGGGCGCCGGCGCCTCCGTCGAGGTCAAGTAA
- the rpoB gene encoding DNA-directed RNA polymerase subunit beta: MAASRNASTTNTNNGASTAPLRISFAKIKEPLEVPNLLALQTESFDWLLGNPAWKARVEAAVESGQDVPRKSGLEEIFEEISPIEDFSGSMSLTFRDHRFEPSKNSIDECKDRDFTFAAPLFVTAEFTNNETGEIKSQTVFMGDFPLMTNKGTFVINGTERVVVSQLVRSPGVYFDSSIDKTSDKDIFSAKIIPSRGAWLEMEIDKRDMVGVRIDRKRKQSVTVLLKALGWTTEQILEEFGEYESMRATLEKDHTQGQDDALLDIYRKLRPGEPPTREAAQTLLENLYFNPKRYDLAKVGRYKVNKKLGADEPLDAGVLTTDDVIATIKYLVKLHAGETETVGENGTQIVVETDDIDHFGNRRLRNVGELIQNQVRTGLARMERVVRERMTTQDVEAITPQTLINIRPVVASIKEFFGTSQLSQFMDQNNPLSGLTHKRRLSALGPGGLSRERAGFEVRDVHPSHYGRMCPIETPEGPNIGLIGSLASYGRVNAFGFVETPYRKVVDGVVTDDVDYLTADEEDRFVIAQANATLSEDMRFTEPRVLVRRRGGEVDYIPGDDVDYMDVSPRQMVSVATAMIPFLEHDDANRALMGANMMRQAVPLITSEAPLVGTGMEYRCAVDAGDVIKAEKEGVVQEVSADYITVANDDGTYTTYRIAKFSRSNQGTSVNQKVVVNEGDRVVESQVLADGPATQQGEMALGKNLLVAFMPWEGHNYEDAIILSQRLVQDDVLSSIHIEEHEVDARDTKLGPEEITRDIPNVSEEVLADLDERGIIRIGAEVVAGDILVGKVTPKGETELTPEERLLRAIFGEKAREVRDTSLKVPHGEIGKVIGVRVFDREEGDELPPGVNQLVRVYVAQKRKITDGDKLAGRHGNKGVISKILPIEDMPFLEDGTPVDIILNPLGVPSRMNPGQVLEIHLGWLASQGWKVEGNEEWMERLKAIGADEVAPGTNVATPVFDGAREDEISGLFESTIPNRDGERMVKGSGKARMFDGRSGEPFPDPISIGYMYILKLHHLVDDKLHARSTGPYSMITQQPLGGKAQFGGQRFGEMEVWALEAYGAAYALQELLTIKSDDVTGRVKVYEAIVKGENIPEPGIPESFKVLIKEMQSLCLNVEVLSSDGMSIEMRDTDEDVFRAAEELGIDLSRREPSSVEEV; this comes from the coding sequence TTGGCCGCCTCGCGCAACGCCTCGACCACGAATACGAACAACGGCGCAAGCACTGCCCCGCTGCGCATCTCCTTTGCAAAGATCAAGGAGCCGCTTGAGGTTCCGAACCTTCTGGCGCTCCAGACCGAGAGCTTCGACTGGCTGCTCGGCAACCCCGCCTGGAAGGCTCGTGTCGAGGCGGCTGTCGAGAGTGGACAGGACGTCCCCAGGAAGTCGGGTCTGGAGGAGATCTTCGAGGAGATCTCCCCGATCGAGGACTTCTCCGGGTCGATGTCGCTGACCTTCCGCGACCACCGCTTCGAGCCCTCCAAGAACTCGATCGACGAGTGCAAGGACCGGGACTTCACGTTCGCGGCCCCCCTCTTCGTCACCGCCGAGTTCACCAACAACGAGACCGGCGAGATCAAGTCCCAGACGGTCTTCATGGGCGATTTCCCGCTCATGACCAACAAGGGCACCTTCGTCATCAACGGCACCGAGCGTGTCGTGGTGTCCCAGCTGGTGCGCTCGCCGGGTGTCTACTTCGACTCCTCCATCGACAAGACGTCCGACAAGGACATCTTCTCCGCCAAGATCATCCCGTCCCGGGGTGCCTGGCTGGAGATGGAGATCGACAAGCGCGACATGGTCGGTGTCCGCATCGACCGCAAGCGCAAGCAGTCCGTCACCGTCCTCCTCAAGGCTCTCGGCTGGACGACCGAGCAGATCCTCGAAGAGTTCGGCGAGTACGAGTCCATGCGCGCCACCCTGGAGAAGGACCACACCCAGGGCCAGGACGACGCGCTCCTCGACATCTACCGCAAGCTGCGTCCGGGCGAGCCGCCGACGCGCGAGGCCGCTCAGACGCTGCTCGAGAACCTCTACTTCAACCCGAAGCGCTACGACCTCGCGAAGGTCGGCCGCTACAAGGTGAACAAGAAGCTCGGCGCGGACGAGCCGCTGGACGCCGGAGTGCTCACCACCGACGACGTCATCGCGACCATCAAGTACCTGGTCAAGCTGCACGCCGGTGAGACCGAGACGGTCGGCGAGAACGGCACGCAGATCGTCGTCGAGACCGACGACATCGACCACTTCGGCAACCGCCGTCTGCGCAACGTCGGCGAGCTCATCCAGAACCAGGTCCGTACGGGTCTGGCGAGGATGGAGCGCGTCGTGCGTGAGCGCATGACGACCCAGGACGTCGAGGCGATCACGCCGCAGACCCTGATCAACATCCGGCCGGTCGTCGCCTCCATCAAGGAGTTCTTCGGCACCAGCCAGCTGTCGCAGTTCATGGACCAGAACAACCCGCTGTCGGGTCTCACCCACAAGCGCCGTCTCTCGGCGCTCGGCCCGGGTGGTCTGTCCCGTGAGCGGGCCGGCTTCGAAGTCCGTGACGTGCACCCCTCGCACTACGGCCGCATGTGTCCGATCGAGACCCCCGAAGGCCCGAACATCGGCCTGATCGGCTCGCTCGCCTCCTACGGCCGGGTCAACGCGTTCGGCTTCGTGGAGACGCCGTACCGCAAGGTCGTCGACGGTGTCGTCACCGACGACGTCGACTACCTGACGGCCGACGAGGAAGACCGCTTCGTCATCGCGCAGGCCAACGCGACGCTCTCCGAGGACATGCGCTTCACGGAGCCCCGCGTGCTGGTCCGCCGCCGTGGCGGCGAGGTCGACTACATCCCGGGCGACGACGTCGACTACATGGACGTCTCGCCGCGCCAGATGGTGTCGGTCGCGACCGCGATGATCCCCTTCCTGGAGCACGACGACGCCAACCGTGCCCTCATGGGCGCGAACATGATGCGTCAGGCCGTGCCGCTGATCACGTCCGAGGCGCCGCTCGTCGGCACCGGCATGGAGTACCGCTGCGCGGTCGACGCCGGTGACGTCATCAAGGCGGAGAAGGAAGGTGTGGTCCAGGAGGTATCCGCGGACTACATCACCGTCGCCAACGACGACGGCACGTACACCACGTACCGGATCGCCAAGTTCTCCCGCTCCAACCAGGGCACCTCGGTCAACCAGAAGGTTGTCGTCAACGAGGGCGACCGGGTCGTGGAGTCCCAGGTCCTCGCCGACGGGCCGGCCACCCAGCAGGGTGAGATGGCGCTCGGCAAGAACCTGCTCGTGGCGTTCATGCCGTGGGAGGGCCACAACTACGAAGACGCGATCATCCTCAGCCAGCGGCTGGTCCAGGACGACGTCCTCTCCTCGATCCACATCGAGGAGCACGAGGTCGACGCCCGGGACACCAAGCTGGGCCCCGAGGAGATCACCCGCGACATCCCGAACGTCTCCGAGGAGGTCCTCGCGGACCTCGACGAGCGCGGCATCATCCGTATCGGTGCCGAGGTCGTCGCCGGGGACATCCTGGTCGGCAAGGTCACGCCCAAGGGCGAGACCGAGCTGACCCCGGAGGAGCGGCTGCTCCGCGCGATCTTCGGTGAGAAGGCGCGCGAGGTCCGTGACACCTCACTGAAGGTGCCGCACGGCGAGATCGGCAAGGTCATCGGCGTCCGCGTCTTCGACCGCGAGGAGGGCGACGAGCTGCCGCCCGGCGTCAACCAGCTGGTCCGCGTGTACGTCGCGCAGAAGCGCAAGATCACCGATGGTGACAAGCTCGCCGGCCGGCACGGCAACAAGGGCGTCATCTCGAAGATCCTGCCGATCGAGGACATGCCGTTCCTGGAGGACGGCACCCCGGTCGACATCATCCTCAACCCGCTCGGCGTGCCGTCCCGGATGAACCCGGGACAGGTCCTCGAAATCCACCTCGGCTGGCTCGCCAGCCAGGGCTGGAAGGTCGAGGGCAACGAGGAGTGGATGGAGCGGCTGAAGGCCATCGGCGCCGACGAGGTCGCGCCCGGCACGAACGTCGCCACACCGGTCTTCGACGGCGCCCGCGAGGACGAGATCTCCGGACTCTTCGAGTCCACGATCCCGAACCGCGACGGCGAGCGGATGGTCAAGGGCTCCGGTAAGGCCCGGATGTTCGACGGCCGCTCCGGTGAGCCGTTCCCGGACCCGATCTCGATCGGGTACATGTACATCCTCAAGCTCCACCACCTGGTCGACGACAAGCTGCACGCCCGCTCGACCGGCCCGTACTCGATGATCACCCAGCAGCCGCTGGGTGGTAAGGCCCAGTTCGGTGGCCAGCGCTTCGGTGAGATGGAGGTGTGGGCGCTGGAGGCTTATGGCGCCGCTTACGCCCTCCAGGAGCTGCTGACGATCAAGTCCGACGACGTGACCGGCCGCGTGAAGGTCTACGAGGCCATCGTCAAGGGCGAGAACATCCCCGAGCCCGGCATTCCCGAGTCCTTCAAGGTGCTCATCAAGGAAATGCAGTCGCTCTGCCTCAACGTGGAGGTGCTGTCCTCGGACGGCATGTCCATCGAGATGCGTGACACGGACGAGGACGTCTTCCGCGCGGCGGAGGAGCTCGGTATCGACCTGTCCCGGCGCGAGCCGAGCAGCGTCGAAGAGGTCTGA